In Helianthus annuus cultivar XRQ/B chromosome 3, HanXRQr2.0-SUNRISE, whole genome shotgun sequence, a single window of DNA contains:
- the LOC110881863 gene encoding putative germin-like protein 2-1: MSNKLTILSFVALTFACLAFANEPKPLQDFCVADPNASVKVNGLVCKDPMKVQAEDFFFSGLHLMGNTSNPVGSRVTTVFAAQLPGLNTLGISMVRIDYAPWGQNPPHTHPRATEILTVLEGTLQVGFVTSNPDNRFITKVLKKGDVFVFPVGLVHFQRNLGNGYAVAIAALSSQNPGAITIANAVFGANPPIPGDILAKAFQVDKSVVEQLQSKF; encoded by the exons ATGTCAAACAAACTCACCATCTTGAGCTTTGTAGCTCTTACTTTTGCCTGCCTTGCCTTCGCCAATGAGCCCAAACCCCTCCAAGATTTTTGCGTAGCCGATCCCAACGCCTCAG TGAAAGTGAATGGTCTAGTATGCAAGGACCCGATGAAAGTTCAAGCAGAGGATTTCTTCTTCAGTGGGCTACATCTCATGGGCAACACATCAAACCCTGTTGGATCAAGGGTTACCACAGTCTTTGCAGCTCAGTTACCTGGGCTAAACACTCTAGGCATCTCAATGGTTCGGATTGACTATGCGCCATGGGGACAAAACCCACCTCACACTCATCCAAGAGCCACCGAGATTCTTACCGTTCTTGAAGGAACTCTACAAGTTGGGTTTGTGACATCCAACCCTGATAACCGTTTTATCACCAAGGTGCTGAAAAAGGGTGATGTTTTCGTGTTCCCCGTTGGACTTGTGCATTTCCAACGTAACCTCGGGAATGGGTATGCAGTGGCTATTGCTGCATTGAGCAGTCAAAACCCTGGTGCCATAACAATTGCAAATGCTGTTTTTGGTGCTAATCCTCCAATTCCTGGAGATATTTTAGCCAAGGCATTCCAAGTGGATAAAAGTGTGGTGGAGCAGCTACAATCAAAATTCTAG